A window of Deltaproteobacteria bacterium genomic DNA:
CTCGGGGCTTGCAGGCGCGTGAGCACCAGCAACAGAAAGCTCAAGTTCAGCAGCCCGCTGTTGGGCTTGAAGGTGAACACGACACCGGCGCAGACGCCGGCAACCAGCCAGTGCCAGGCGTGGTTGCGCTCCCACCAGCGCACCGCGGCAATCACGCTCAATAGCCAGAAGAGCGTTACGTACCAGATCGGGTACGGGATATTGAAAGCGGCGAACTGCCCGTCGTAGTACGGGATCAAGGCGATGTAAGCGAGGCCGGCAATGGCGGCCGCCAGCCGCGACGCCCCGAGACGCCGCCCCAACCAATACATGCAGAAGACGCTCAGCCCGTTGATCACCGCCAGACACAAACGAATCGCCACGACGTTCACGCCGAAGAGCCAGAACACCGCCGCGTTCCAGTAGAAAATCCCCGGCGTGTAGCCGGCGTGAAAGTCGTCGTAGAGAATCTGACCGAGGTACGTGCGGTAGATTTGATACAGCAGCGTCCCCTCGTCGTCGACGTTCAAGCCGTACCACGCCAATGAGATGAAGTAGGCCGCCGGCAGCAGCAACATGAGTGCGGTCGGCCAATGCCGTTTGGGCGCGCGGCGGGCGGCGATCGGCGCCACCGCGTTGCTTTTGCTCTCTGAAATCATTGGCACATCTTGAGGGCGCATCACGGGGGCGCATCATGGGGGCGCATCATGGGCGGCCCTGCTCCAACCATGTCAGCGCGTCGCGCGCAAACTCGCGAACCTGTTCGCTCGGATCGTCGGCTGCAACTCGCGCCAGGTCAGCCCGCGCGCCGGTGACGCCGAGATATCCCAAACTCCACGCGCAGGCGCAGCGAACCCGGGGCGCGGCGTCGCTCAGTCCAGGGCGCAACACGACTTCGTACGCAGCGTCACCGAGCGCCGCGGCAATGAACGCAATCGTCTCGCGTTGCTTGTCGTTACCAGTACGAAACGTCTCCGCCAACCGCACGCGCGCTGCGTCGGGGTGAGCGCGGCTCCAGGCCAACACCACGCTGGGTAGGAACATCTCGTCGTGGGTCAAGCCGCGCAGCAACGGCTCAACCACTCCGTCGCGTACACCCAGGCGCACCAGCGCGTCGCCGGCCACCAGCTGCAAGCCGAGTTCGTCCTCGGCAATCAAGCGCCGCAAGTCATCTGCCGCCGCCGACTCGCCACGCACACCAGCGATCCAGGCACCGACCAGGCGCAGCCGATCGTTGTCGCTGGCGATCCAAGCCAGCGCAGCCGTGCCGGCATGTGGATCGTCGCGCACCGCGGTAGCCCCTAAATCGTTCGGTACGAACAGGTATGCACCGATCACTGCGCGCAGCGTGATATTGAACAACGCGGTGTCGAGCTCATCACGCGGGCGACCGTCGAGTCGTTCGCGGGCGACAATCAGCGGCGGCAGGGCGGTGGCATCAGCCAATTCGCCGATCGTCCGAATCGCCAGCAAGGCGACGCGTCCCGCCAGCGTCCCATCACGCAGCGCTTCGGCGAGCTGCCGGCCGGTGTCAGCGTCGCGCGTCGCGCGCGCGGCCACCAGCGCGCGACCTTGCAGCGCCCCATCGTTCACCTCATGCCAGCATGGGGTGAGCGCGGTTCCGCTATCGGGCATCTCGGCCTCGGCCCACGCGACAGCCGCCGCGCAATCCATTTCCTGGATCGCGTTGCCGTGCATCGTCTCGGCAGGCAGGGCATCGCCGCGCATGGCCTCCGTCACCGTGGCCATATCGCTCTCGCCGTCCATCCCTCTCCGGCGGAGGAGATCAAAGCGTCCGAAGCGAGCGATCGGTTGATAGTGCTGTTGCACGTAGGTCCGCAGGAGAAAGTAGTACAGCGGTGCGTGGCCGATGAAGAGCTGCACATCGCCGAAAGCGATCAGGGGCGTGCGCCGCGCCTGCACCGCGTTGATGATCTGCGCCTCGACGATGTGATCGGGCCAACCAGGATGAAAGTGCCCGTAGCGGGCTGGCGTGTGCCGGCCGGAGAGAAAGTTGATGAAGTGCAAATTGGGGAAGCCCAGCAGCGTATCCTCGGGCCTTGTCGCGTGTTGGATGAACTCCACGGTCTGCTGCAGTGTCCGCAGGCGTTCGCGCCGTCCACGCTCCAACACGATGGGGGCGCGCGCCAGGTCCAACTGAGCGAGCGCGGAAGGATTCGACGTTTGCAGTCGCCACGCCACGACCACGTTCGGCGCCGCCAGCGCCACGATCATCGTATAGACCGGCAGCGCTGCAGCCATCGCCCAACGCGTCGACCCCAACCACAGCCGTGCGAGACGCCAGTAGCACCAACTGCCGAGCATCAGCGTGAGTGGTGCGGTGAGTACCCAGTGGAAGTAGTCGCTGCGTGGGTAGATGCTGAGATACAAGAGGGGCGCGCCGATCGCGAGCGCGACCAGCCCAAGTCGCCCGCGCCGATCTACCGTCGGATCAGTCGTATTCGTGATCGTGCCCGCGGCGACGACGACGCCGGCCCAGTGAACCAACAGCGCGACACCGAAACTCACGTGTTGCCAGCGCTGCATGAACGCCAGCCATGGTCCTTCCGGCATCGGCGCAATGGCGAGGACGGTCGCCACCGCCGCCAAAGCGATCACCAGCGCCGCGGCACTGATGCGCGCCGGCGCGATCCGCGATCGGCGAATCGCCCAGCCACCTACCAGCGCGGCGCCGGCGGCACCCAGCATCGCAGCATCACCGAAGTCGAGCGCGCGGATCGGGATGTAGAAGAAGAGTTCGTGGCCGCTGCCGATGAAGAGCACTTGGCGCATGAATGCCGCGGTGCCCAACTGGGCAAGATAGTACAGCATCCACGGCAGCGTGACGGCGAGGAACCCGCCGAGCAACGCCAGCGCCGCGGCGGGAAACGCCGCCGAGTCGAGCGCCTGCGGGATTTTTCGCCGCGCCGTCATCGCCCGTACCACAACCAGCGCAAAGACCGGCCACAGCAGAAGGCGCGCGTCGCGATTCACGAGTCGGAAGCCAAACACGGCGGCGATCGCGGCGGTGACTCCAACCAGCAGAGTCCACCACAACAGCCGCTGCCAGCGTGAACCATTCGCTGCACTGAGCCACACCAGCGTCAGCCCCAGCGCCGCGAGATTGAAGGCGCCCGTGTTGGGTTTGAACGCGCAGCCGATTCCTGCCAGCACCCCGGCCCACAGCGCCCAGCGCGCGGCACCACTGCGCACACAGCGCATCAACGCCAGCGTACTGGCCACCCAAGTGAGCACCACATACCAAGCTGGGTACGGAATATTGAAGGTCGCGAACTCGCCGGGGAACACCGGCAGCAGGGCCGCGAACGCGAGCGGCGCGAGGGCGGCGAACAGCGGCGGCATCAGCGTGCGCGCCAGACGATAGAGGCCGAACAGCGTCAGCGTGTTCACCACCACCAATCCCCAGCGCAGCACCAAGATGTTGGCTCCGAACAGCTGCAGCAGGAGCGCGTTGAAGTAAAAGAATCCGGGCGTGTATCCGCTGCCGAAGTCGAGGTACGGCCTATGGCCGGAGAATGTCCGGTAGATCAGATAGACGACATCACCGTCTTCGCCGAGATTGTAGCCGTACGGCACGAAGCTCGCGAAATAGACTGCACCCAGGCCGGCCACGAGCCACGCCCGCCAATCCAGCCACTCTCGCCAACCGTGCGGTTCGGCGGCCGCGTTACCCACCAGACGCCACCGCCGAGTCGTTCTCGAACCACGTCATACGCTCGCCTTGCGGTTCTCCGCCGGCAATCTCCTCGATGCACTGCGCGGTCGCGTCGGCAACCCCGTCCCACGAGAACCGCTCCGCCCAGCGTCGCGCCGCGCGCCCGAGCTGACGTCGACGCGTGTGATCGCGAAGCACGTCGACGGTGACACGCGCGAGCGCCGCGACATCCCCGTGCGGAATCAAGATGCCCGTGTGTCCGTCGACCACGGCGTCGCGCAGCCCGGGGACGTTGCCGGCCACCGTCGGTATGCCGCACGCGCCGGCTTCCACCACCGTGAGACCCCACCCTTCCTTCTCGGAGGCGTTCAGGACCAGATGCGCCGTGTGCATCGCGCTGATCTTCTCTCCCTCGCTCACGAAGCCGGTGCAGGTGACGGACGCGTTCAACCCAAGCTGCTGCACGTCGCCGCGGACGGCAGCCAGACCGGTGCCGCCGCCGACGATGATGAGCTGCACGTCAGGAATCTGCGCGCGCACTTGCGCGAACGCACGCAGGATCAGGTCGATGCGTTTGTAGGGCTCGACCCGGCCCAGGCAAAGCAATGTGGGCGGTCCGTCCGGTTCGCGTGCCGGCGGATGGAAGCGCGCGCAGTCGACGCCGTTGGGCACGATGCGGATGCGTTCGCGCCGGATGCCGCGCGCGATGAGGTCCAATTTCGTGCTGGGTGACACCGCGATGAACTCGCGATCGCGATAGACGTAGGGAATCAACCATTCGGAAGCGACCACGACCGCCGCGACCGCCCACGGTACCTGCCGAAACGCCGTCGTCCCGAACAAGTGATGGGTGATCGGCAGGACCGGTGCACGAGCATAGACGGGCGAGCAGAAGGGCAGCTTGCAGAGATGCTCGATGATCACCGTGTCCGGCGTGAGCAGGCGCCGCACCTGCGTCGGCAAGCGCAAGTAGTAAGTAAAGCGGTTGCCCATGCGCACGATGCGGATAGCGTCGATCACTTCCTCTGCGGGTGCACCGGCGACACGCGTGCACAGTAACGTGGCTCGATACCCCTTCGCCACCAGACGGCGCGTCACCTCGAACAGATTGACTTCCGCACCGCCCGCGTTCGGATGCCGAATGTCGCGTTCGTTCAAGATCAGGAGATGACGCATGCCAGGGGTCGGAGTAGGGGGCTGGGGTTAGGGGTAAGGATGGTCAGGGGTGAGGGGTCGGAGCCACTTACGCTTTGCCGTTCACCACTAACACTCTACCCCTTACCGTTCACCCCTTACCGTCTTCCATACCGTTCACCACTAACGTTTAGCGTCTCACGTCTTCCGTTTCACGTCTTCCGTTTCCCGTCTCACGTCCAACGTCTCCCGTCTCACAGCCGCCCCAAGCGATCCGCGATGCGCAACCACCACACAATCCACAGCGCTTCGAGGGCGATGCGCTTATTCATTTTGGAGTCGCCGGTCGTGCGGTCCATGAAGATGATGGGCACTTCTTTGATGCGGTAGCCCTGGCGCCACGCCCGATAGGTCATCTCGATCTGGAAGGCATACCCGTTAGAGCGGACACGGTCGAGCGGAATGCGTTCGAGCACCTCACGTCGCCAGCACTTGAAGCCGCCGGTGACGTCGCGGTTAGGCAAGCCGGTGACGAATCGCGAATACCAGTTGCCGTAGTAGCTCAGCAACAACCGCTCGATTGGCCAATTCACGACGGTGATGCCGTTGAGGTAGCGCGAGCCGAGGACGATGTCGTAGTCGCGGATGTGGCGCAGAAACTCGCTCAGCATTTCGACCGGGTGCGAGAAGTCGGCATCCATTTGGACGACATAGTCCGCACCGTTTTGCAGCGCTTGTTTGAAGCCGGCTTTGTAAGCGGGTCCGATGCCCTGCGGCTCGGGGCGGCTGAGGACCGTGACGCGATTGTTGGTGGCACCGATCTCGCGCACGATGTCGGCGGTGCCATCGGGCGAGTTGTCGTCGACCACGAGCACGGAGATGCCGGGGTCCTGCAGCAACACAGCAGGAATCAGGCTTCCGATGTTCTCCCGCTCCCGATAAGTCGGGATCACGACGGTGGTCTGTGGCGACGATGCACTCATACTCATTCAGCGGCGAACGGAGGTTTGTAAGCTGGGTAACCGAAGGTTTGCAAGCTCAGTCCGCTCCGTAACCTAGTGCTCGAAGCCGCTCGCGGGTTGACTCGTCGGGCTCTGCTTTCTCAGCCGCAGCCGGCGGCTCGATGTACCAGACGAACACAGTTGGATCTAAGGCCGTCGGAGAGCACTCTGGTGCCTCGGTTGGTGGGATCGTCGAGCCCGGTAAGTCAAGCACGACCATCGAGCCGCCGGCGGCGACGCTGTCGCGACCGACTCGGATCTGTGGCGTGTCTCCGCTCGGAAGCGTATTGGCATGCAGCGTCGGCCGAACGGCTTGAAACACTATTTCGTCTTGATCGCGACGAGTGACATCGATCAACTTGCCAAAGGACTCCCGCTGTAGCGTCACGGGGCCAACCACGGCTTCAAGGTGAGCCTGATGAGCGCCGTCAGGTCCGTCGATACGGTCGTCAGATTCAATTCCGACCGGCTCAACTTTGCCATCGACCGCATCGATGTCCAACTTCACGCGCTGCGATGTAGCGCCACCGCACACTCTGATGTGCCATCCTGTTTGCGCCCTGGAGAAGCGTGCTTCTAGCAAGCGCAGCAGTTCAGCTTGTTGCACAGGTTGTGTGATAGCCCGCTGTTCGCCGGGGTCAGTGCCTAGGTCGAAGAGCAGTGTTGCCTGCTCCGGCCGCACTTTACGGATTAGCTTATAGCCGGCAGCGAGAACCCCATACGTGAACGTCCCATCAAGCTGAGTAAACGCTGTCATCAGCGGTCGAGCCGCGCCGCGACCATCGACTAGGTTCAACAGACTGTGGCCCTCGATCCCGGGTGGAGGTGGCCACGCAAACGTCTCGGCCAGTGTCGGCAGAACATCCACGAGCGAAACGAAGCCATTGATGCGCCGCCCCGCACTGCGTTGCTTGGGAAGCTTGATGATGAGCGGGACGTGGAGGAGCTCTTCATAGACGGTCTTGCCGTGAAACGTACCGCCGTGTTCCTTAAACTCTTCGCCGTGGTCGCCCACAACCACAATCGCCGCATCATCATAGAGACCGCGGTGCCGCAGCTCTTCTAGAAACCGGCCAACCGCCGAATCAGCGTGCCGAATCTCACCGTCGTATCGACGAATCGAGGCGCGTATCACTGCATCTGAATCCGTCGGTGCGGGGTTTCGGCCAGGGCTGTTTGGCGAATAGTCGGGAAAGAGTTGTCGCGCCGATTCCACCGGTGGGTCGTATGGGCTGTGCGGATCGTTTACGTGCAGATAGAGGAACAGCGGAAGTTGCGCTTCATCGATTGCGCGTTCTGCAAGAGCGAAGACTTTCCGCGCATCGGAATTGCCCCCCCAGTGCTCGGAGTCCGAATCGACGAATCTGCCAAAACCAGACGCCAAGCCCCACAGCGGTAAAATGTTTGGGTTCGTGCTGATTGCGACGGTCTGAAATCCCTCTCTTCGTGCGACCGCTGCCCAGGTAGTAATTTCTGGAGACAGCTTGTCCACGCGATCGACCACCCGATGCTGATCGGGGTCGAGGCTCGTCAACAACGATGTGACGGCGGGTCTGGTCCATGGCGCGGGAGTATGAGCATCAACAAACGTGATCCCGTCGTGACCCAATTCTTCCAGCGCCGGAGTAGTGGCGAGGTGGTATCCCAGCAGCGACGTATGATCGGCTCGCAGCGTGTCGATCAGCACGACGATTGCAAGGTCAGGCTTGGCTTGGCGCGGCTCCGGCTCAATTGCAGGATCAGCGAGCAGAACGTGTCCCTGCGGCTCCCCACGCGCGGAGAAGGTAAGTCGCTGGCCCGCGAGGATGCCGCGCCCAACCGCAACCGTCTGCCACCTGAGGTTCGTCGCGACAGCCACGGTCGCGAGATGCACGGCAGGCGTTGCCAGGTTGCTTGAGACACTGACTTCTAGCTCCAGCGTATTCTCTCTTGAAACTGATTGTTCCGCCGCGAATGCCAAACGCAGTCGCCCGGAGATCTTTGCCTCGTATGAAACCTGCGCTCCCGGTGCCAAGCGGATCGCAGGCCGCGTATCGCCTGCAACCGTAGCTGGTACGACCGCAGTGACTGACGAGCTCGTTGGCGGCGAATCGAGGAGGCACTGGCGCGCGGCGGGCTCTTCCCAATGACACCCGCTGACCGCAAACAGTACGCACGCCCCAAAAAAACGCGGGACAGTCACGACATTCACGGCAGGTGGTAGGCGACGTTGGCCCCATAGAGACACACACCGGGGCTGGTCAGCACCAGTTGCAGGACATACGTGCCGCCATGGCCAGGGATCGTGGGCGGAGCGAAGCTGGCCGTTGTGAGGCTCTCCACCTCATCCTCACCGTCTCCGGTGCCGATCGACAGCGGCGTCATGCCCAGCACCTCGAATGAATCGAGCGCTCGGCGCGCCAGCG
This region includes:
- a CDS encoding sulfatase: MAFAAEQSVSRENTLELEVSVSSNLATPAVHLATVAVATNLRWQTVAVGRGILAGQRLTFSARGEPQGHVLLADPAIEPEPRQAKPDLAIVVLIDTLRADHTSLLGYHLATTPALEELGHDGITFVDAHTPAPWTRPAVTSLLTSLDPDQHRVVDRVDKLSPEITTWAAVARREGFQTVAISTNPNILPLWGLASGFGRFVDSDSEHWGGNSDARKVFALAERAIDEAQLPLFLYLHVNDPHSPYDPPVESARQLFPDYSPNSPGRNPAPTDSDAVIRASIRRYDGEIRHADSAVGRFLEELRHRGLYDDAAIVVVGDHGEEFKEHGGTFHGKTVYEELLHVPLIIKLPKQRSAGRRINGFVSLVDVLPTLAETFAWPPPPGIEGHSLLNLVDGRGAARPLMTAFTQLDGTFTYGVLAAGYKLIRKVRPEQATLLFDLGTDPGEQRAITQPVQQAELLRLLEARFSRAQTGWHIRVCGGATSQRVKLDIDAVDGKVEPVGIESDDRIDGPDGAHQAHLEAVVGPVTLQRESFGKLIDVTRRDQDEIVFQAVRPTLHANTLPSGDTPQIRVGRDSVAAGGSMVVLDLPGSTIPPTEAPECSPTALDPTVFVWYIEPPAAAEKAEPDESTRERLRALGYGAD
- a CDS encoding glycosyltransferase family 4 protein; the encoded protein is MRHLLILNERDIRHPNAGGAEVNLFEVTRRLVAKGYRATLLCTRVAGAPAEEVIDAIRIVRMGNRFTYYLRLPTQVRRLLTPDTVIIEHLCKLPFCSPVYARAPVLPITHHLFGTTAFRQVPWAVAAVVVASEWLIPYVYRDREFIAVSPSTKLDLIARGIRRERIRIVPNGVDCARFHPPAREPDGPPTLLCLGRVEPYKRIDLILRAFAQVRAQIPDVQLIIVGGGTGLAAVRGDVQQLGLNASVTCTGFVSEGEKISAMHTAHLVLNASEKEGWGLTVVEAGACGIPTVAGNVPGLRDAVVDGHTGILIPHGDVAALARVTVDVLRDHTRRRQLGRAARRWAERFSWDGVADATAQCIEEIAGGEPQGERMTWFENDSAVASGG
- a CDS encoding glycosyltransferase family 39 protein, which produces MGNAAAEPHGWREWLDWRAWLVAGLGAVYFASFVPYGYNLGEDGDVVYLIYRTFSGHRPYLDFGSGYTPGFFYFNALLLQLFGANILVLRWGLVVVNTLTLFGLYRLARTLMPPLFAALAPLAFAALLPVFPGEFATFNIPYPAWYVVLTWVASTLALMRCVRSGAARWALWAGVLAGIGCAFKPNTGAFNLAALGLTLVWLSAANGSRWQRLLWWTLLVGVTAAIAAVFGFRLVNRDARLLLWPVFALVVVRAMTARRKIPQALDSAAFPAAALALLGGFLAVTLPWMLYYLAQLGTAAFMRQVLFIGSGHELFFYIPIRALDFGDAAMLGAAGAALVGGWAIRRSRIAPARISAAALVIALAAVATVLAIAPMPEGPWLAFMQRWQHVSFGVALLVHWAGVVVAAGTITNTTDPTVDRRGRLGLVALAIGAPLLYLSIYPRSDYFHWVLTAPLTLMLGSWCYWRLARLWLGSTRWAMAAALPVYTMIVALAAPNVVVAWRLQTSNPSALAQLDLARAPIVLERGRRERLRTLQQTVEFIQHATRPEDTLLGFPNLHFINFLSGRHTPARYGHFHPGWPDHIVEAQIINAVQARRTPLIAFGDVQLFIGHAPLYYFLLRTYVQQHYQPIARFGRFDLLRRRGMDGESDMATVTEAMRGDALPAETMHGNAIQEMDCAAAVAWAEAEMPDSGTALTPCWHEVNDGALQGRALVAARATRDADTGRQLAEALRDGTLAGRVALLAIRTIGELADATALPPLIVARERLDGRPRDELDTALFNITLRAVIGAYLFVPNDLGATAVRDDPHAGTAALAWIASDNDRLRLVGAWIAGVRGESAAADDLRRLIAEDELGLQLVAGDALVRLGVRDGVVEPLLRGLTHDEMFLPSVVLAWSRAHPDAARVRLAETFRTGNDKQRETIAFIAAALGDAAYEVVLRPGLSDAAPRVRCACAWSLGYLGVTGARADLARVAADDPSEQVREFARDALTWLEQGRP
- a CDS encoding polyprenol monophosphomannose synthase, yielding MSASSPQTTVVIPTYRERENIGSLIPAVLLQDPGISVLVVDDNSPDGTADIVREIGATNNRVTVLSRPEPQGIGPAYKAGFKQALQNGADYVVQMDADFSHPVEMLSEFLRHIRDYDIVLGSRYLNGITVVNWPIERLLLSYYGNWYSRFVTGLPNRDVTGGFKCWRREVLERIPLDRVRSNGYAFQIEMTYRAWRQGYRIKEVPIIFMDRTTGDSKMNKRIALEALWIVWWLRIADRLGRL